CGTCATCGGCACCGTACTGTGAGATCCACGAACGGACGTGGGTTTGTGCGCGCTGTACCGGTACGTGCCTGAAAGCGGAGATGGACTGCTATGACACGCACGCGGTGTATCTTGCCGCATTCGCGCCGTCAACGTTCAAGGTCGGTGTGACCAAGCGCGACCGACTCCGGACTCGACTCCACGAGCAAGGCGCAGACCGGGCTGCTCACGTTCGAACCGTTTCGAACGGACGTATCGCCCGCGAGATCGAACAGGAAATCGCTGCCGATCTCCCCGATCGGGTCCGTGTGCCCGAGAAGATCGCCGGTCTCGGTCGCTCGGTTTCGGATTCGGCGTGGACCGAACTACTCGCGGCGTACGATCCCATCGAGACGTTCGAGTTCGAATATGGGCTTGCCCTCCGATCGCAGCCGGTACCGGAAACGCTTCTTCGAGGGGTGGTACGCGGAACGAAAGGACGGATCCTCGTGCTCGATCGAGACGAGGGAACGTACGCGGTCGATCTTCGGGATCTCGTGGGGTACGAACTCACTGAACGTACGAACAATCGGCATCTCCAGAGCGCGCTGTCGGCGTTTTGACGGCTTTTACTGGTCTTCTAAGGCGTCCGCGATGCGTTCGAGTTCGCGGCGCGCATCGTGGAGTTCGTCGCGGACCTTGCGGACCTCACGGACGAGCTCCTCGTTGCCTTCGGAACCGGGTCCCTGAGCGCCTGGTCCACCGCTGGGACCACCGCCCATACCGCCCATGCCGCCGGGACCGCCACCGCCCATCATACCGCCCATCATCTGTGCAAACGGGTTCCCGCCGCCACCCATGCCGCCGGGACCGCCGCCCCCGAACGGCTCTTGGGGTCGCTCGTCGCCTTCCTCGCCTTCTTCCTCGCGGCGCTGTCTGATCTCCTCGACGCGCTCACGGAACGTTTTTTCCTCCTCGTCTCCCTCTTCACTTTCGGGGGCGTTCTCACTCTCAGCGGCGGGGTCCTCGGTCGGTTCCTCACTCCTGGATTCGTCCGGTTGTTCTTCGTTATCGGCCATGACACAGTTTCTGTCCCGGTTCACAAAAGGATGGTGTCTCGGTATCGATCCGATCAGCCGTGGATCGGACAGCTGATCGTGATCACGGCTAGTGACGAATCGCGGGAATTTTATTTACCCGGCACCCTCGGATGGGTATGGCGAAGACAGCGACCGTCGACACTGACATGCGTACTGGGGTGGCGATGCTGTTCGGTGTGCTCGGTCTCATCGGGGCGCTCGTGATGCTCACAATGGGTCTTACAGAGCAACAACTGCTTGCAGGCTGGGGATTTGCGGGAGCGATGCTTTCGGGTACCGTTCTCATCGTCGTCCTTCACGTGTATGGATCGTCCGAAATCATTAATCCGTAGAGCGTCTATTTACCGTGTATGGGAACACTGAATGATGAAGATCAGCGCATTCTCGATTACCTCCACGAGAGTGTCGAGTCGGGTAAGCGATATTTCCGCGCCAAGCGTATTGCTGATCAGCTCGGCTTGTCTTCTAAACAGGTCGGTGCGCGCCTGCCACGGCTCGCTGATACCGCTGAGGACGTCGAGATCGAGAAATGGGGGCGCGCACGATCGACCACATGGCGGGTTACGCCGGAGTAGTGGACTTTTTATCCCGACTGGCGAAACAGAGATATGACCGTCCGGGTAGAGCAGACGTTTGACGTGAGCGCATCCCCCGAGACTGTATGGAATTTCATCGCCGACCCGGAAAAGCGCGCCCGGGCTATCAGCGTGGTCGACGGGTTCGAAGAAACCGGCGATAGGACTGCGGTTTGGCAGATCGAACTTCCGCTGCCGCTTCTCAATCGCACCATCTCGGTCGAAACCGAAGAAACGGACCGTGATCCTCCTACCTACGTCCGATTCGTCGGCCGTTCCTCCGCTGTCCACGTCGTGGGTGAGCATCGTCTCGAAGCCACTGAGGACGGCTCACAACTTACCAACCGGTTCATCGTCGACGGCAAGCTCCCCGGCGTCGAACGCTTTTTCAAAGGTAATCTCGAGGACGAGCTACGCAACCTCCGAGACGCGCTGTACGCTGATCTGAATCACTCTGGGTAACGCTCGATCTGCCACGGACGGCACTACTGCCCGTCTCGCTCGGCCAGTTTGTAGCCGACGAACAGCCCGATGGCGTTGCCGATGGCACCGTAGATCTGGGCCTTAACCTTCTTTTCGCCTCCATCGCGCCTAGAGAGCCAGTATGCGACCATCACCGACGCGAGGAAGCCGCCCACGAACTGTACCCCTTTGCTCTGGTGACTCG
The sequence above is drawn from the Halocatena salina genome and encodes:
- a CDS encoding DUF2797 domain-containing protein encodes the protein MQVVGYRSDAGTLQVASAGSVKSLVLDSGVELDYTLGERHCAGTVTATGHTACEASSAPYCEIHERTWVCARCTGTCLKAEMDCYDTHAVYLAAFAPSTFKVGVTKRDRLRTRLHEQGADRAAHVRTVSNGRIAREIEQEIAADLPDRVRVPEKIAGLGRSVSDSAWTELLAAYDPIETFEFEYGLALRSQPVPETLLRGVVRGTKGRILVLDRDEGTYAVDLRDLVGYELTERTNNRHLQSALSAF
- a CDS encoding DUF7525 family protein translates to MAKTATVDTDMRTGVAMLFGVLGLIGALVMLTMGLTEQQLLAGWGFAGAMLSGTVLIVVLHVYGSSEIINP
- a CDS encoding DUF7123 family protein; this encodes MGTLNDEDQRILDYLHESVESGKRYFRAKRIADQLGLSSKQVGARLPRLADTAEDVEIEKWGRARSTTWRVTPE
- a CDS encoding CoxG family protein, which gives rise to MTVRVEQTFDVSASPETVWNFIADPEKRARAISVVDGFEETGDRTAVWQIELPLPLLNRTISVETEETDRDPPTYVRFVGRSSAVHVVGEHRLEATEDGSQLTNRFIVDGKLPGVERFFKGNLEDELRNLRDALYADLNHSG